One part of the Onychomys torridus chromosome 13, mOncTor1.1, whole genome shotgun sequence genome encodes these proteins:
- the Taf7 gene encoding transcription initiation factor TFIID subunit 7 — MSKSKDDAPHELESQFILRLPPEYASTVRRAVQSGHVNLKDRLTIELHPDGRHGIVRVDRVPLASKLVDLPCVMESLKTIDKKTFYKTADICQMLVATVDGDLYPPVEEPVATADPKASKKKDKDKEKKFVWNHGITLPLKNVRKRRFRKTAKKKYIESPDVEKEVKRLLSTDAEAVSTRWEIIAEDETKETENQGLDISSPGMSGHRQGHDSLEHDELREIFNDLSSSSEDEEDVNIIDTEEDLERQLQDKLNESDEQHQENEGTNQLVMGIQKQIDNMKGKLQETQDRAKRQEDLIMKVENLALKNRFQAVLDELKQKEDREKEQLSSLQEELDSLLEK, encoded by the coding sequence ATGAGTAAGAGCAAAGATGATGCACCTCATGAACTAGAGAGCCAGTTTATCTTACGATTGCCCCCAGAATATGCCTCTACTGTGAGGAGGGCAGTGCAGTCTGGACATGTCAATCTGAAAGACAGACTGACCATTGAGTTACACCCTGATGGGCGTCATGGAATTGTCAGAGTGGATCGTGTTCCATTGGCCTCAAAGTTGGTAGATTTGCCTTGTGTTATGGAAAGCTTGAAAACCATTGATAAAAAAACCTTTTACAAGACAGCAGATATCTGTCAGATGCTCGTAGCCACAGTAGATGGTGACCTTTACCCTCCTGTGGAGGAGCCAGTTGCCACTGCTGATcccaaagcaagcaagaaaaaagataaggataaagagaaaaaatttgTTTGGAACCATGGAATTACTCTACCTCTAAAAAATGTCAGAAAGAGAAGGTTCCGGAAGACAGCCAAGAAGAAGTATATTGAATCTCCAGATGTGGAAAAGGAAGTGAAGCGGTTACTGAGTACAGATGCAGAAGCTGTCAGCACTCGTTGGGAGATAATCGCTGAAGATGAAACAAAGGAGACAGAGAATCAAGGCCTTGATATCTCCTCTCCAGGAATGTCTGGCCACAGGCAGGGCCACGATTCGCTGGAACATGATGAACTTCGAGAGATATTCAATGacctcagcagcagcagtgaagatGAAGAAGATGTAAACATCATTGACACCGAGGAAGATCTGGAGCGACAGCTACAAGACAAGCTCAATGAGTCAGATGAACAGcaccaagaaaatgaaggaaCCAATCAACTGGTTATGGGTATCCAGAAACAGATTGATAACATGAAAGGCAAGCTTCAAGAGACCCAAGACAGGGCAAAGCGCCAAGAGGACCTCATCATGAAAGTAGAAAACCTGGCTCTCAAGAACAGGTTTCAGGCTGTTCTGGATGAACTCAAACaaaaggaagacagggagaaagagcAGCTTAGCTCTTTGCAAGAAGAGCTAGACTCACTTCTAGAGAAGTGA
- the LOC118594685 gene encoding mitochondrial ornithine transporter 2-like, producing the protein MQTFPNMYKGLADCFLRTYNQVGFQGLYRGTSPALLAYVAQSSVLFMCYGFCQQFVRKVAGVDQSAELDDFQTATAGSLASAFAALALCPTELVKCRLQTMYEMKMSGKTAQSYSTIWSMVKSIFMKDGLLGFYHGLPTTLFQEVPGYFFYFGGYELGRSFFAAGRPKDELGPVPLMLSGGFAGICLWLIIFPVDCIKSRIQVLSMSGQRVGLIKTFLSVVRNEGILALYSGMKATLIRAIPSNAALFLVYEYSRKMMMDIAEKY; encoded by the coding sequence ATGCAGACATTCCCCAACATGTACAAAGGCCTCGCCGACTGCTTCCTAAGGACCTATAACCAAGTGGGCTTCCAGGGTTTATACAGGGGAACCAGTCCTGCACTGCTAGCCTACGTTGCCCAGAGCTCTGTCCTATTCATGTGCTACGGCTTCTGCCAACAGTTTGTCAGGAAAGTGGCCGGAGTGGATCAGAGCGCAGAGCTGGACGACTTTCAGACTGCCACGGCTGGGTCACTGGCCTCCGCCTTCGCGGCGCTGGCCCTCTGCCCCACTGAACTTGTGAAGTGCCGGCTCCAGACCATGTATGAGATGAAGATGTCAGGGAAGACAGCACAAAGCTATAGCACAATTTGGTCTATGGTTAAGAGTATCTTCATGAAGGATGGTCTCTTAGGCTTCTATCATGGGCTTCCCACCACTCTGTTTCAGGAAGTACCTGGCTATTTCTTctactttgggggctatgaactCGGTCGATCATTTTTTGCTGCGGGAAGACCAAAGGATGAACTAGGCCCTGTCCCTTTGATGTTAAGTGGAGGCTTTGCCGGGATCTGCCTCTGGCTTATCATATTCCCAGTGGACTGTATTAAATCCAGAATCCAGGTTCTTTCTATGTCTGGGCAGCGAGTAGGATTAATCAAAACCTTTCTAAGTGTCGTGAGAAATGAAGGAATCTTAGCCTTGTATTCTGGAATGAAAGCCACTCTTATCCGAGCTATCCCTTCCAATGCTGCGCTGTTTCTGGTGTATGAATACAGCAGGAAGATGATGATGGACATTGCAGAAAAATACTGA